A single genomic interval of Dromiciops gliroides isolate mDroGli1 chromosome 1, mDroGli1.pri, whole genome shotgun sequence harbors:
- the MSC gene encoding musculin — MSTGSVSDPEELPDMELRGLQLTYPAPTSAKRQPRRGGSSSELYPSADNSSAEDDEEEDVEEETCTLGAARGTNSSCKRKRTRGAAGGGGCSSSGSGGGSNCTKKSLLPKGSSAECKQSQRNAANARERARMRVLSKAFSRLKTSLPWVPPDTKLSKLDTLRLASSYIAHLRQLLQEDRYENGYVHPVNLTWPFVVSGRPDADSKDVSTANRLCGTTA; from the exons ATGTCCACTGGTTCCGTGAGCGACCCGGAGGAGCTGCCTGATATGGAGCTGCGTGGGCTGCAGCTGACGTACCCAGCCCCTACGTCCGCCAAGCGGCAGCCTCGCCGGGGAGGCAGCAGCAGTGAGCTCTACCCGTCCGCTGACAACTCCTCTGCAGAAGACGACGAAGAGGAGGACGTAGAGGAGGAAACTTGCACCCTGGGGGCCGCCCGCGGGACTAACAGCAGCTGCAAGAGGAAGCGGACCCGGGGAGCTGCAGGCGGCGGAGGCTGCAGCAGCAGCGGTAGCGGGGGCGGGAGCAACTGCACCAAGAAGTCTCTGCTACCCAAGGGCTCATCTGCTGAATGCAAGCAATCTCAAAGAAACGCGGCCAACGCCAGAGAGAGGGCCAGGATGCGAGTGCTGAGCAAAGCCTTCTCCAGGCTTAAGACCAGCCTGCCCTGGGTTCCCCCTGATACCAAACTCTCCAAACTGGACACACTTAGACTGGCCTCCAGCTATATAGCGCATCTCCGGCAGCTGCTGCAGGAAGACAGATACGAGAACGGCTACGTGCATCCCGTCAATCTG ACATGGCCTTTCGtggtttcaggaagaccagaCGCTGACTCCAAAGATGTTTCAACAGCCAACAGATTATGTGGAACTACAGCTTAA